The following are encoded together in the Kribbella voronezhensis genome:
- a CDS encoding ArsR/SmtB family transcription factor: MNRAKKLTPETRSMARQALQVHLKTLEKAGLVTAQLELSDDGKALKYYEAAPFSLHLTPPTWWRPLSRP, encoded by the coding sequence ATGAACCGGGCCAAGAAGCTCACCCCGGAGACGCGGTCGATGGCTCGGCAGGCGCTGCAGGTGCACCTCAAGACGCTGGAGAAGGCCGGTCTGGTCACTGCCCAGCTTGAGCTGTCCGACGACGGCAAGGCGCTCAAGTACTACGAGGCCGCGCCGTTCTCGCTGCACCTCACCCCCCCGACCTGGTGGCGGCCGCTGTCACGACCCTGA
- a CDS encoding DoxX family membrane protein yields the protein MTAEVPSKRTASRAALSDPAYQAFLVLRTVFTVAPIAFGLDKFANLLTDWPKYLAPWINDLVPGSGQDAMYVVGVIEIVAGIAVAVIPRYGALIVAAWLAGIIVNLLTLSGFYDVALRDFGLLIGAVALSRLAVQYAPPRHDS from the coding sequence ATGACAGCCGAGGTGCCGAGCAAGCGCACAGCGAGCCGAGCGGCGCTGTCCGATCCGGCGTACCAGGCCTTCCTGGTCCTGCGAACCGTCTTCACGGTGGCCCCGATCGCGTTCGGCCTGGACAAGTTCGCCAATCTGCTCACCGACTGGCCCAAGTACCTGGCCCCGTGGATCAACGATCTCGTCCCCGGTTCGGGGCAGGACGCCATGTACGTCGTCGGGGTGATCGAGATCGTCGCCGGCATCGCGGTCGCGGTGATCCCGCGGTACGGCGCACTGATCGTCGCGGCCTGGCTCGCGGGCATCATCGTCAACCTGCTGACCCTGTCCGGCTTCTACGACGTCGCACTGCGCGACTTCGGTCTCCTGATCGGCGCCGTGGCGCTGTCCCGACTCGCCGTCCAATACGCACCCCCACGCCACGACTCCTAG
- a CDS encoding dihydrofolate reductase family protein yields the protein MGRFVYLMNVSLDLLIEQVPGDNGAGEWLRIDEELHRELNARSRDFALLVQGRVFYELMEEYWPRSRDDASLPEVLRDYGELWTSKPKILVSRTRHRADHNTQIFGGDDALVQLRALRASTDGPIGVGGAALATQLLREGLLDELLLYTHPSILGFGRPLFDDYELPVDLDLLEQQRFESGVTMHRYAIRQGDEFMTPGSGDESNARVAAR from the coding sequence ATGGGTCGGTTCGTGTACTTGATGAACGTGTCTCTTGACCTGCTCATCGAGCAGGTCCCAGGCGACAATGGTGCCGGTGAGTGGTTGCGCATCGACGAGGAACTGCACCGCGAGCTCAATGCGCGCTCACGTGATTTCGCGCTCCTTGTCCAAGGTCGCGTCTTCTACGAGCTGATGGAGGAGTACTGGCCGCGGTCCCGCGATGATGCGTCGTTACCTGAGGTCTTGCGTGACTACGGAGAGCTGTGGACGAGCAAACCCAAGATCCTCGTCTCGCGCACCCGGCACCGTGCGGATCACAACACGCAAATCTTCGGCGGCGACGATGCGCTCGTACAGCTACGTGCTCTGCGCGCCAGCACCGACGGACCCATCGGCGTGGGTGGAGCGGCACTCGCCACGCAACTGCTCCGAGAGGGACTGCTCGACGAACTGCTGCTCTACACCCATCCCTCGATTCTCGGCTTCGGCCGGCCACTGTTCGACGACTACGAACTGCCGGTCGACCTCGACTTGCTCGAGCAGCAACGTTTCGAGTCCGGAGTAACGATGCACCGCTATGCCATTCGCCAAGGAGACGAATTCATGACGCCCGGCAGCGGTGACGAGTCCAACGCGCGGGTGGCCGCGCGATGA
- the pflA gene encoding pyruvate formate-lyase-activating protein has product MVHSWDLSTAVDGPGARLVLFLSGCPLRCLYCQNPDTWSERDGAPTSVDDVLRKLRRYRALFERTGGGITISGGEPLLQPKFTAAVFRACAEEGIATALDTSGALGARATDELLLDTDLVLLDIKSFAPTTYARITGGAEVAPTLRFARRLAGLERRVWIRFVLVPGLNDSPDNVEPLADFVADLGNIERVDVLPFHTLAVPKYQALGLPFPLAGRPAPTPEQTAHVRSRFAARGLTVT; this is encoded by the coding sequence ATGGTGCACTCATGGGATCTGTCCACCGCGGTCGACGGCCCCGGCGCCAGGCTGGTGCTCTTCCTCTCCGGCTGCCCGCTGCGCTGTCTGTACTGCCAGAACCCGGACACCTGGTCCGAACGTGACGGCGCCCCGACCTCGGTCGACGACGTACTGCGAAAGCTGCGCCGGTACCGCGCACTCTTCGAGCGCACCGGCGGCGGAATCACCATCTCCGGCGGCGAACCACTACTCCAGCCCAAGTTCACCGCGGCCGTCTTCCGCGCCTGTGCCGAAGAAGGTATCGCCACCGCCCTGGACACCTCGGGAGCACTCGGCGCACGCGCCACCGACGAACTCCTGCTCGACACCGACCTCGTCCTACTCGACATCAAGTCCTTCGCGCCCACCACCTACGCCCGCATCACCGGCGGCGCCGAAGTGGCGCCAACGCTGCGGTTCGCCCGCCGCCTCGCCGGCCTCGAACGCCGGGTCTGGATCCGGTTCGTCCTCGTCCCAGGCCTCAACGACTCGCCGGACAACGTCGAGCCGTTGGCCGACTTCGTCGCCGATCTCGGCAACATCGAACGCGTCGACGTCCTACCGTTCCACACACTGGCCGTCCCCAAGTACCAAGCCCTCGGCCTGCCTTTCCCCCTGGCCGGCCGGCCGGCGCCCACCCCGGAACAGACAGCCCACGTCAGGTCACGCTTCGCCGCCCGCGGCCTCACCGTGACGTGA
- a CDS encoding helix-turn-helix domain-containing protein, translating into MLDPALTLAVLERLRNPVEAEDPVYASLTEQERRILDLIAEGKTNRQIAETMFLAEKTVKNYVSGLLPQAQHGTPYRGRRVRDRANQEAPRALRTQIFLVTPQAG; encoded by the coding sequence TTGCTGGATCCGGCGCTGACCTTGGCGGTTCTCGAGCGGTTGCGGAATCCGGTCGAAGCCGAGGACCCGGTGTACGCGAGCCTCACCGAGCAGGAACGGCGCATCCTTGATTTGATTGCCGAGGGCAAGACGAATCGCCAGATCGCCGAGACGATGTTCCTGGCTGAGAAGACCGTCAAGAACTATGTCTCCGGGCTGCTCCCGCAAGCTCAACATGGAACGCCGTACCGAGGCCGCCGTGTACGCGATCGAGCGAACCAAGAGGCGCCCCGCGCGCTGAGGACCCAGATCTTCCTGGTGACTCCTCAGGCGGGTTGA
- the pflB gene encoding formate C-acetyltransferase, which produces MTDTISTLPPSTTTAWHDFTGTGWRERIDVADFIRANLTPYIGESSFLTGPTDRTRRLWDTVSALFPEERERGILDVDTHTPSTITSHAPGYIDRDDEIVVGLQTDRPLKRAIMPNGGLRMVQDGLTAYGYELDPEVRRIFSQYRKTHNDGVFDAYTPQILAARRSGVITGLPDAYGRGRIIGDYRRVALYGVDRLVRDREAARARLAERRSTADVIRDREELAEQIKALRELTEMAATYGFDVTRPAETAREAVQWLYFAYLAATKEQNGAAMSLGRTSTFLDIYLQRDLAAGLIDEEAAQELVDQLVVKLRIIRFLRTPQYDALFSGDPTWVTESIGGMAEDGRPLVTRTSLRYLQTLYNLGPAPEPNLTVLWSPDLPSGFKEFAAQVSLDTSAIQYENDDLLRPRYGDDTAIACCVSAMPVGKSMQFFGARVNLAKTLLYAINGGRDELTGEQVAPAVPPVAGEILEYDDVLNRLDTMMEWLAQTYVDALNVIHYMHDKYCYERLEMALHDYPVHRTMACGIAGLSVAADSLSAIRYATVRPVRDDRGIVIDYLREGDFPTFGNDDDRADELATWLVETFMAKIRAQRTYRDAEPTQSVLTITSNVVYGKHTGNTPDGRRAGEPFAPGANPMNGRDHHGMLAAALSIAKLPYDEARDGISHTASITPAGLGRTRQEHIANLVGVLDAFADAGGFHLNVNVLDQATLLDAMEHPEAYPALTIRVSGYAVNFVRLTREQQLDVINRTFHAGI; this is translated from the coding sequence ATGACGGACACCATCAGCACATTGCCGCCCAGCACCACCACCGCATGGCACGACTTCACCGGGACCGGGTGGAGAGAGCGGATCGACGTGGCCGACTTCATCCGCGCGAACCTCACGCCGTACATCGGTGAGAGTTCCTTCCTGACCGGGCCGACCGATCGCACCCGCAGGCTGTGGGACACGGTCTCCGCGCTGTTCCCCGAAGAGCGCGAACGCGGCATTCTCGACGTCGACACTCACACCCCGTCCACGATCACCAGCCACGCCCCCGGGTACATCGACCGCGACGACGAGATCGTCGTCGGCCTGCAGACCGACCGGCCACTGAAGCGAGCCATCATGCCGAACGGTGGCCTGCGGATGGTCCAGGACGGCCTGACGGCGTACGGGTACGAGCTCGACCCCGAGGTCCGCAGGATCTTCAGCCAGTACCGGAAGACCCACAACGACGGCGTGTTCGACGCCTACACCCCGCAGATCCTGGCTGCCCGGCGGTCGGGCGTGATCACCGGTCTGCCGGACGCCTACGGTCGCGGCCGGATCATCGGCGACTACCGCCGAGTCGCTCTCTACGGTGTCGACCGGCTCGTCAGGGATCGCGAGGCTGCCCGCGCGCGGCTGGCCGAGCGGCGTTCCACCGCCGACGTGATCCGCGACCGCGAGGAACTCGCTGAGCAGATCAAGGCCCTGCGCGAGCTGACCGAGATGGCCGCGACCTACGGCTTCGACGTGACCCGGCCGGCCGAGACCGCCCGTGAGGCAGTGCAGTGGCTGTACTTCGCGTATCTGGCCGCTACGAAGGAGCAGAACGGTGCCGCGATGTCGCTGGGCCGGACGTCCACCTTCCTCGACATCTACCTGCAGCGCGACCTCGCCGCCGGCCTGATCGACGAGGAGGCGGCTCAGGAACTCGTGGACCAGTTGGTCGTGAAGCTGCGCATCATCCGGTTCCTGCGGACACCGCAGTACGACGCGCTCTTCTCCGGCGACCCGACCTGGGTGACCGAGAGCATCGGTGGGATGGCCGAGGACGGCCGGCCGCTCGTGACCCGGACGTCGTTGCGCTACCTGCAGACGCTGTACAACCTCGGCCCCGCGCCGGAACCGAACTTGACCGTCCTGTGGTCTCCCGACCTGCCGAGCGGGTTCAAGGAGTTCGCCGCGCAGGTCTCCCTGGACACCAGCGCGATCCAGTACGAGAACGACGACCTGCTGCGGCCGCGGTACGGCGACGACACCGCCATCGCGTGCTGCGTGTCCGCCATGCCGGTCGGCAAGTCGATGCAGTTCTTCGGCGCCCGGGTGAACCTGGCCAAGACGTTGCTCTATGCAATCAACGGCGGCCGGGACGAACTCACCGGTGAACAAGTCGCTCCCGCCGTTCCCCCGGTCGCCGGCGAGATCCTCGAGTACGACGACGTGCTGAACCGGCTCGACACGATGATGGAGTGGCTCGCGCAAACCTACGTCGACGCCCTCAACGTCATCCACTACATGCACGACAAGTACTGCTACGAACGGCTCGAGATGGCGCTGCACGACTACCCCGTGCACCGCACGATGGCCTGCGGCATCGCCGGACTGTCGGTCGCCGCGGACTCACTGTCGGCCATCCGGTACGCGACCGTCCGCCCGGTCCGTGACGACCGGGGAATCGTCATCGACTACCTCCGCGAAGGCGACTTCCCCACCTTCGGCAACGACGACGACCGCGCCGACGAACTCGCGACCTGGCTGGTCGAGACCTTCATGGCGAAGATCCGGGCGCAGCGGACCTACCGCGATGCCGAACCGACCCAGTCCGTCCTGACCATCACCTCGAACGTTGTCTATGGCAAGCACACCGGCAACACACCCGACGGCCGGCGCGCGGGCGAACCGTTCGCCCCCGGCGCGAACCCGATGAACGGCCGCGACCACCACGGCATGCTGGCCGCCGCGCTCAGCATCGCCAAACTCCCCTACGACGAAGCTCGCGACGGCATCTCACACACCGCGTCCATCACCCCGGCGGGACTCGGCCGAACCCGTCAGGAGCACATCGCGAACCTGGTCGGGGTACTGGACGCGTTCGCCGACGCCGGCGGATTCCACCTGAACGTTAACGTGCTGGACCAGGCGACCCTGCTCGACGCGATGGAGCACCCCGAGGCCTATCCGGCCCTGACGATCCGGGTCTCGGGGTACGCCGTCAACTTCGTCCGGCTGACCCGCGAACAGCAACTCGACGTCATCAACCGCACCTTCCACGCGGGAATCTGA
- a CDS encoding winged helix-turn-helix transcriptional regulator, whose product MEPRSECPINAAVEVLGDRWSLLVLRDIIFEDRRYFRVLLTGSVERIASNILADRLVRLVEAGLLTRGTAARGQRARYSLTEAGIQTLPIIDALATWGLRWRPGSDALPCRQQDRHEMGPAYVEQFMEELRDRHLGSQ is encoded by the coding sequence GTGGAACCCCGATCCGAATGCCCGATCAACGCCGCCGTCGAGGTGTTGGGCGATCGCTGGTCGTTGCTTGTGCTGCGCGACATCATCTTCGAGGACCGCCGGTACTTCCGGGTGCTGCTCACCGGATCGGTCGAGCGCATCGCCTCGAACATCCTCGCCGACCGACTCGTGCGGCTCGTCGAGGCCGGCCTCCTGACCCGCGGAACGGCCGCCCGCGGACAACGCGCGCGCTACAGCCTCACCGAAGCCGGCATCCAGACTTTGCCGATTATCGATGCCCTCGCGACCTGGGGGCTGCGCTGGCGTCCAGGCAGCGACGCCCTTCCGTGCCGACAGCAGGACAGGCACGAGATGGGTCCTGCGTACGTCGAACAGTTCATGGAAGAACTGCGCGACCGCCATCTCGGTTCCCAGTGA
- a CDS encoding helix-turn-helix transcriptional regulator codes for MDPSREARILAIAALDEPTRRRLYDHVVRQPAAVSREEAATALGLPRATAAFHLDRLADEGLLDVVYERRTGRSGPGAGRPSKLYRRSEQHVDVSLPEHRYDLAGRLLAAAIEDAETTGEAPRAALDRHARQLGNDLAKTAQDAGTTEADPVMRILEAQGFEPRPDEDAIVLGNCPFHTLAKQHTDLVCHMNLCLISGLLSGLTTKLQAHLTPQPGHCCVRLEPARP; via the coding sequence GTGGACCCCAGCAGGGAAGCGCGGATCTTGGCGATCGCGGCGTTGGACGAACCGACGCGGCGGCGCCTCTATGACCACGTCGTCCGGCAACCGGCCGCAGTGAGCCGCGAGGAAGCGGCCACGGCGCTCGGCCTGCCACGCGCGACTGCGGCGTTCCACCTCGATCGGCTCGCTGACGAAGGCCTGCTGGACGTCGTCTACGAACGCCGTACCGGCCGCTCCGGCCCCGGCGCGGGCCGCCCATCAAAGCTGTACCGCCGCTCCGAGCAGCACGTCGACGTGTCCCTGCCCGAACACCGCTACGACCTGGCCGGCCGCCTCCTGGCCGCAGCCATCGAAGACGCCGAGACCACCGGGGAAGCCCCGCGAGCGGCACTCGACCGGCATGCCCGCCAACTCGGCAACGACCTCGCCAAAACTGCACAGGATGCCGGTACTACGGAAGCCGACCCCGTGATGCGCATCCTCGAAGCGCAAGGATTCGAGCCCCGTCCTGACGAGGACGCGATCGTCCTGGGCAACTGCCCGTTCCACACCCTCGCAAAGCAACACACCGACCTCGTCTGCCACATGAACCTGTGCCTGATCAGTGGCCTCCTGTCCGGCCTCACCACCAAACTCCAGGCCCACCTCACACCCCAACCAGGCCACTGCTGCGTCCGCCTCGAACCAGCCCGGCCCTAA
- a CDS encoding cupin domain-containing protein, translating into MYLTRIGTTPRRRAPIPGGPTMEVLVAAETSDNIAMVQVWIPPGGGLPEHDHGPSEIVLVHLSGSIDLRQGDQHHSLAPGAVAHIAIGERVSLTNPGTEPAVMMIAASPPDFVARIAGWPAA; encoded by the coding sequence ATGTACCTCACCCGGATCGGCACCACACCCCGGCGCCGCGCACCCATCCCCGGCGGTCCGACGATGGAGGTCCTCGTCGCCGCCGAGACCTCCGACAACATCGCCATGGTCCAGGTATGGATCCCTCCCGGTGGCGGCCTGCCCGAACACGATCACGGCCCCTCCGAGATCGTCCTGGTTCACCTGTCCGGTTCGATCGACCTGCGGCAAGGCGACCAGCACCACAGCCTCGCCCCAGGAGCCGTCGCACACATCGCCATTGGCGAACGGGTCAGCCTGACCAACCCAGGGACCGAACCCGCCGTCATGATGATCGCCGCCTCACCGCCGGACTTCGTCGCACGAATCGCCGGCTGGCCAGCTGCGTAG
- a CDS encoding hemerythrin domain-containing protein, which yields MEPIAELMDEHFVLLDLAGDVRRALVADDRSRAVQVLEVLADRLDRHVGREERGVFAALKEQGDFADAVEDLESEHVSFDQRLSSLDPAGESFARDMAALLDELREHIDKENLGVFPVAVVSLGASGWEMVGRAHDGEPSFLTDPALT from the coding sequence GTGGAACCCATAGCTGAATTGATGGACGAGCATTTCGTACTGCTGGATCTCGCGGGCGACGTGCGCCGCGCGCTGGTCGCAGACGACCGGAGCCGGGCGGTCCAGGTCCTGGAGGTGCTGGCCGATCGGCTCGACCGGCACGTCGGCCGCGAGGAACGGGGCGTGTTTGCTGCGTTGAAGGAACAAGGCGACTTCGCCGACGCGGTGGAAGACCTCGAGTCTGAGCACGTCAGCTTCGATCAGCGGCTGTCCAGCCTCGACCCGGCCGGCGAGAGCTTCGCACGCGACATGGCTGCGCTGCTCGATGAGTTGCGCGAGCACATCGACAAGGAGAACCTGGGTGTGTTTCCGGTCGCGGTCGTATCGCTGGGAGCCTCGGGGTGGGAGATGGTGGGGCGGGCTCACGACGGCGAACCCAGCTTCCTCACCGACCCCGCGCTCACCTGA
- a CDS encoding helix-turn-helix transcriptional regulator: MTRTDQTAGDQPRRQALLEALRASDAPLGVTDLAERLGIHPNTARFHLDALVAQGLVDRRLEEPTGRGRPRTVHTPHPGMDRGGQRQYQLLAKILLGQLSTSPDAGAAAEAAGRNWGGYLIDPIPPSRQPGVAEATQRLTAMMTDLGFAPEADRKQAGSIRLRHCPFLELAEEYSATLCPLHLGLMRGALTEIRAPIEATSLEPFAEPDACMVHLSPTRNTGEDTRWGRRRDRSS, encoded by the coding sequence ATGACCAGGACTGACCAGACGGCCGGCGACCAGCCACGCCGCCAGGCCCTGCTGGAAGCCCTGCGAGCCTCTGATGCCCCCCTTGGTGTCACAGACCTCGCCGAACGGCTTGGCATCCACCCCAATACGGCCCGCTTCCACCTCGACGCGCTCGTAGCGCAAGGACTCGTTGACCGCCGGCTCGAGGAACCAACCGGGCGGGGCCGGCCTCGGACCGTGCACACACCACATCCCGGAATGGACCGGGGCGGGCAGCGTCAGTACCAACTGCTGGCCAAGATCCTGCTCGGTCAACTGTCCACGAGCCCCGACGCGGGCGCGGCAGCCGAGGCCGCAGGCCGCAACTGGGGCGGCTATCTGATCGACCCCATCCCCCCATCCCGCCAGCCCGGCGTTGCCGAAGCCACGCAGCGATTGACCGCGATGATGACCGACCTGGGATTCGCGCCGGAAGCCGATCGCAAGCAGGCGGGCAGCATCAGACTGCGGCACTGTCCCTTCCTGGAACTCGCGGAGGAGTACTCCGCCACCTTGTGTCCGCTGCATCTCGGCCTGATGCGCGGCGCCCTCACCGAAATCCGCGCACCGATCGAGGCCACCAGCCTCGAACCGTTCGCCGAACCCGACGCCTGCATGGTCCACCTCTCCCCCACCCGCAACACCGGCGAGGACACCCGCTGGGGGCGGCGTCGCGACAGGAGCAGCTGA
- a CDS encoding NAD(P)/FAD-dependent oxidoreductase — protein sequence MNNQPTYVIVGASLAGATAAKALRDHGFSGRIVLVGDETELPYERPLLSKGYLMGTDERAKIYVHQESWYAEHAVELLLGRRVTLLDRVAHQVELDTGERITYSKLLLATGASPRRLRLPGGELEGVHYLRRVLDADLLRETLREGRRIVVVGAGWIGLETAAAGREAGCDVTVIDPQPAPLLAALGSEMGAFFAGLHRRHGVDLRLSHTVTALKGSGKVASVRTDDGGEFAADAVIVGIGALPNVDLAEQAGLSCDNGIVVDEMLCTQDPYIYAVGDVANSYRPFYGKHLRTEHWANALYGAPVAAQAMLGQQVAYDKLPYFFTDQFDVGMEFSGWIGRDGYDRLVTRGDVDGQAFHAFWLSDDRVVAGMHVNRWDDGIAPVEDLIRSRRRVDPDRLADVSVPLTAHVLV from the coding sequence ATGAACAACCAGCCCACCTACGTCATCGTCGGCGCGAGTCTGGCGGGAGCCACCGCGGCCAAGGCTCTGCGGGACCACGGTTTCAGCGGACGGATCGTCTTGGTCGGCGACGAGACCGAGCTGCCCTATGAGCGTCCGTTGTTGTCCAAGGGGTACCTGATGGGCACCGACGAACGCGCGAAAATCTACGTCCACCAGGAGTCCTGGTACGCCGAGCACGCGGTCGAGTTGCTGCTCGGCCGGCGGGTGACATTGCTGGACCGCGTCGCCCACCAAGTGGAACTCGACACCGGCGAACGGATCACCTACAGCAAACTGCTGCTGGCCACCGGGGCTTCGCCGCGCCGGCTCCGGCTGCCGGGCGGTGAACTCGAGGGCGTGCACTACCTGCGACGGGTACTGGACGCCGACCTGTTGCGCGAGACTCTCCGTGAGGGCCGACGGATCGTCGTCGTCGGCGCCGGGTGGATCGGCCTCGAAACCGCGGCCGCTGGTCGGGAGGCCGGCTGCGACGTGACCGTGATCGATCCGCAACCGGCACCTTTGCTTGCGGCTCTGGGGAGTGAGATGGGTGCGTTCTTCGCCGGGTTGCACCGCCGCCACGGTGTGGACCTGCGGTTGAGTCACACCGTGACCGCGTTGAAGGGGAGCGGCAAGGTGGCCAGTGTCCGCACCGATGACGGCGGCGAGTTCGCGGCAGACGCGGTCATTGTCGGCATCGGTGCCTTGCCGAACGTCGATCTCGCGGAGCAGGCGGGTTTGAGCTGCGACAACGGGATCGTCGTCGACGAGATGTTGTGCACGCAAGACCCGTACATCTATGCGGTGGGCGATGTCGCGAACTCCTATCGTCCCTTCTACGGCAAGCATCTGAGGACCGAGCACTGGGCGAATGCCTTGTATGGCGCGCCGGTCGCTGCTCAGGCGATGCTCGGTCAGCAGGTTGCCTACGACAAGCTTCCGTACTTCTTCACCGACCAGTTCGACGTCGGGATGGAGTTCTCCGGCTGGATCGGCCGGGACGGCTACGACCGTCTCGTCACTCGCGGCGACGTCGACGGGCAGGCGTTCCACGCGTTCTGGCTGTCCGATGATCGAGTCGTGGCAGGGATGCACGTCAACCGCTGGGATGACGGCATCGCACCCGTCGAGGACCTGATCCGCAGTCGGCGACGAGTGGATCCGGATCGCCTCGCGGACGTCTCAGTTCCTCTGACTGCGCACGTCTTGGTCTAG
- a CDS encoding pyridoxamine 5'-phosphate oxidase family protein gives MSMREGGHRWFEPALFQHLPPEECRDLLTTKSVGRVGFSSPDGPQVLPVNYVVHRRDIIFRTDAGSALANAMRGSRVAFEIDDIDEFLQSGWSVLIVGDADHVDDPDLLVELWGDRGPQPWAVGLRTQFVRITPTRLTGRRVLQS, from the coding sequence ATGAGCATGCGCGAGGGCGGCCACCGATGGTTCGAACCGGCACTCTTCCAACATCTGCCGCCGGAGGAATGCAGGGATCTCTTGACGACCAAGTCCGTGGGAAGGGTCGGCTTCAGCAGCCCGGACGGTCCGCAGGTACTACCCGTCAACTACGTCGTGCACCGACGCGACATCATCTTCCGGACCGACGCCGGCAGCGCGCTGGCCAACGCGATGCGCGGTAGCCGAGTCGCCTTCGAAATCGATGACATCGACGAATTCCTGCAGAGCGGGTGGAGCGTCCTGATCGTCGGCGACGCCGACCATGTCGACGATCCGGACCTTCTCGTCGAACTGTGGGGGGATCGCGGCCCGCAGCCTTGGGCTGTCGGTCTTCGCACCCAATTCGTCCGAATCACACCGACTCGTCTGACCGGCCGCCGCGTCCTGCAGAGCTGA
- a CDS encoding MBL fold metallo-hydrolase: MTSPPTVVVTPIHVADLVADGALMPVYVHVIDHPEGRVLVDTGMTTLHPLVADMDPRIRQLTKEQLDPASIDIVVNTHLHFDHCGGNHLFAGKPIYVQRQELDDALSQQEYTIREWVEAPGVEYVPVDGELELVPGVRLVPGPGHTRGSQLVLVDSGLQRTAVVGDLAISSRDLDDPQTEGQLQVRALAPGLVWLAHQHEPWRPSQP; this comes from the coding sequence ATGACCAGCCCTCCGACCGTCGTCGTCACCCCGATCCACGTCGCCGACCTGGTGGCTGATGGTGCCTTGATGCCCGTATACGTACATGTCATCGACCATCCCGAAGGCCGAGTGCTCGTCGATACCGGTATGACGACGCTGCATCCGCTGGTGGCCGACATGGACCCCCGAATCCGCCAACTCACCAAGGAGCAGCTCGATCCTGCGAGCATCGACATCGTCGTCAACACCCACCTGCACTTCGACCATTGCGGTGGCAATCACCTCTTCGCCGGCAAACCGATCTACGTCCAGCGCCAGGAGCTTGACGATGCGTTGAGCCAGCAGGAGTACACGATTCGCGAGTGGGTCGAAGCACCCGGTGTGGAGTACGTGCCGGTCGACGGCGAACTCGAGCTGGTGCCAGGCGTCCGCCTCGTCCCAGGCCCGGGTCATACTCGCGGATCTCAGCTGGTACTGGTCGACTCGGGCCTACAGCGGACCGCTGTCGTCGGCGACCTGGCCATCTCGTCCCGTGATCTCGACGACCCACAAACCGAAGGACAGCTGCAGGTACGCGCTCTCGCCCCCGGCCTGGTTTGGCTAGCCCACCAGCACGAGCCATGGCGCCCCTCGCAGCCCTGA
- a CDS encoding pyridoxamine 5'-phosphate oxidase family protein, with product METTPEIDAILAKPLHAVAGFNRPGNSPHLSVVWFDWDGTTFRLSTLRSRLKYRLFTRDPHLSLLINDPETLQYVAAVGEAHEEGGHAELSKRMFARYLPGQNPGDRPDDPDRVVLALTPERITSGS from the coding sequence ATGGAGACAACTCCCGAGATCGACGCCATCCTCGCCAAGCCGCTGCACGCGGTGGCGGGCTTCAACCGGCCGGGAAACTCGCCGCACCTGAGTGTCGTGTGGTTCGACTGGGACGGTACGACGTTTCGGTTGTCCACCCTTCGTTCCCGGCTGAAGTACCGGCTGTTCACGCGTGATCCGCACCTGTCGCTCCTCATCAACGACCCGGAGACCTTGCAGTACGTCGCCGCCGTCGGCGAGGCACATGAGGAGGGTGGGCATGCGGAACTGTCGAAGCGTATGTTCGCGCGCTATCTCCCCGGTCAGAACCCCGGCGACCGCCCGGACGACCCCGACCGCGTCGTTCTCGCGCTGACCCCGGAGCGCATCACCTCAGGTTCCTGA